A region of Anolis sagrei isolate rAnoSag1 chromosome 2, rAnoSag1.mat, whole genome shotgun sequence DNA encodes the following proteins:
- the LOC137096234 gene encoding zinc finger protein ZFP2-like, producing MENLNSFSKSHTGEKRHNCMECGKCFTARSSLTTHQRTHTGERPYKCVECGKSFSQSGNLHSHQRTHTGEKPHTCMECGKSFSESGHLRTHQKTHTGEKPHKCMECGKSFSESGTLRKHQRIHTGEKPHKCMECGKSFSRSGHLHIHQRTHTGEKPHKCMECGKSFSQSEHLHIHQRTHTGEKPHKCMECGKSFSHSGDLRTHQRIHTGEKPHKCMECGKSFSQSGSLRYHQRIHTGEKPHKCMECGKSFRQSGDLRTHQRIHTGEKPHKCIECGKSFSQSGCLRTHQRTHTGEKPHKCMECGKSFIQSGHLSIHQRTHTGE from the coding sequence atggaaaatctCAATTCCTTCTCAAAatcacacacaggggagaagcgacATAACTGtatggaatgtgggaaatgtttcactGCGAGAAGTTCTCTTACTACACATCAacgaactcacacaggagagaggccatataaatgcgtggaatgtggaaagagcttcagtcagagtgggaaTCTGCactcccatcaaaggacccacacaggggagaagccacatacatgcatggaatgtggaaagagcttcagtgaaagtggacatctgcgtacccatcaaaagacccacacaggggagaagccacataaatgcatggaatgtggaaagagcttcagtgaaagtGGGACTCTGCGTAagcatcaaaggatccacacaggagagaagccacataaatgcatggaatgtggaaagagcttcagtcggagtggaCATCTGCatatccatcaaagaacccacacaggggagaagccacataaatgcatggaatgtggaaagagcttcagtcagagtgaacATCTGCatatccatcaaagaacccacacaggggagaaaccacataaatgcatggaatgtggaaagagcttcagtcacagtggagatctgcgtacccatcaaaggatccacacaggggagaagccacataaatgcatggaatgtggaaagagcttcagtcagagtggaagtCTGCGTtaccatcaaaggatccacacaggggagaaaccacataaatgcatggaatgtggaaagagcttcagacagagtggagatctgcgtacccatcaaaggatccacacaggggagaaaccacataaatgcattgaatgtggaaagagcttcagtcagagtggatgtctgcgtacccatcaaagaacccacacaggggagaagccacataaatgcatggaatgtggaaagagcttcattcagAGTGGACATCTGagtatccatcaaagaacccacacaggggagtag